In the genome of Xanthocytophaga agilis, one region contains:
- a CDS encoding acyl-CoA desaturase, translated as MERSQFTKARQPKIKFIDKSHSAFFSTVRERVDTYFKTRSLSSHANTAMWFKSIFFLLGYLLLYGLILSGQFNAWTMLAMAGGLGIFAATIGFNVSHDAVHGAFSGHKWVNDLLSKSFYLLGASPYIWNLTHNVVHHTYTNIIGHDEDIEIAPGLIRVDPQEKINRLQRFQHLYAFFLYSLTSLSWVLRKDYLKFFHHRIGAHSYTHPRKEYFNLFFYKALYYFFFIVLPLVLLDLSWWQVGLGFVIMHLIEGITLGLVFQLAHVVEGTNFPTPNAQGNMEDAWAVHQLRTTANFAPDSKLAAFLCGGLNRQIEHHLFPKICHVHYPALSVIVRHTAQEFGLPYLENKTFFIALQSHYRMLRKLGKDAFVPSTTVQPTVLPFPLIKLA; from the coding sequence ATGGAACGCAGCCAATTCACCAAAGCCAGGCAGCCTAAAATCAAGTTTATTGACAAGAGCCATTCTGCCTTTTTCTCTACAGTCCGTGAACGTGTAGATACTTATTTTAAAACACGTAGTCTTTCTTCACATGCCAATACAGCCATGTGGTTCAAGTCTATTTTCTTTCTGCTTGGTTATCTGTTGCTATACGGTTTGATCCTGTCTGGTCAGTTTAATGCATGGACAATGCTGGCAATGGCGGGGGGTCTGGGGATATTTGCAGCAACCATTGGCTTCAACGTTTCTCATGATGCCGTACATGGTGCCTTTTCGGGTCATAAATGGGTGAACGACCTACTAAGTAAAAGTTTTTATCTGCTGGGAGCCAGTCCTTATATATGGAATCTGACACATAATGTGGTTCACCATACCTATACCAACATAATAGGCCATGACGAAGACATCGAGATTGCACCAGGACTTATTCGAGTAGATCCACAAGAGAAGATAAACAGGCTACAACGCTTCCAGCATCTGTATGCTTTTTTTCTCTATTCGTTAACCTCCCTTTCGTGGGTATTGCGTAAAGACTATCTTAAGTTCTTTCATCATCGCATTGGCGCACACTCCTATACGCATCCCAGAAAGGAATACTTTAATCTGTTTTTCTACAAAGCACTCTATTATTTTTTCTTCATTGTACTCCCGTTGGTACTATTGGATCTGTCCTGGTGGCAGGTAGGGCTAGGGTTTGTGATTATGCATCTGATAGAAGGTATCACACTGGGTCTGGTTTTCCAACTGGCTCATGTAGTGGAAGGCACCAACTTTCCTACACCCAATGCACAAGGCAATATGGAAGATGCCTGGGCGGTTCATCAGTTGCGTACTACGGCCAACTTTGCCCCTGACAGTAAACTGGCAGCTTTTCTATGTGGCGGACTAAACCGCCAGATTGAGCATCACCTGTTTCCTAAAATTTGTCATGTGCATTACCCAGCTCTTTCGGTCATTGTCAGACACACGGCACAGGAATTTGGTTTACCCTATCTGGAAAATAAAACCTTCTTCATTGCTCTTCAGTCGCACTACCGGATGCTGCGCAAACTGGGAAAGGACGCCTTTGTCCCTTCTACTACTGTCCAACCAACCGTATTGCCGTTTCCTCTGATTAAACTGGCTTAG